The Streptomyces fungicidicus nucleotide sequence GCTTCTGCGAGGTCGCCGCGTTGTCCAGGTACACGAGCTTGTGCCCGTCGTGGACCTGGCGGTCCAGGATCGGGAAGTCCTTGCGGATCGCCTCGGTGTCGAGGAGGCCCGGCAGCTGTGTCACGCGGATGCGCCACCCTTCACGTATGCCTCGTAGCCCTCGTTCTCCAGTTTGTCCGCGAGCTCCGGGCCGCCCGACTCGACGATGCGGCCGTTCGCGAAGACGTGGACGTGGTCGGGCTTGATGTAGCGCAGGATGCGCGTGTAGTGCGTGATCAGCAGGGTGCCGACCTCGCCGGACTCGCGGACGCGGTTGACGCCCTCGGAGACGACGCGCAGCGCGTCGACGTCCAGGCCGGAGTCGGTCTCGTCGAGGATCGCGACCTTCGGCTTGAGCAGCTCGAGCTGAAGGATCTCGTGGCGCTTCTTCTCACCGCCGGAGAAGCCCTCGTTGACGTTGCGCTCGGCGAAGGCGGGGTCGATCGAGAGACGCTCCATGGCCTCCTTGACCTCCTTCACCCAGGTGCGCAGCTTGGGGGCCTCGCCGCGGACGGCGGTGGCGGAGGTGCGCAGGAAGTTGGAGACCGAGACGCCGGGGACCTCGACCGGGTACTGCATGGCGAGGAACAGGCCGGCGCGGGCGCGCTCGTCGACGGACATCTCCAGGACGTCCTCGCCGTCGAGGGTGACGGTGCCGCCGGAGACGGTGTACTTGGGGTGACCGGCGAGCGCGTAGGCGAGAGTCGACTTGCCCGAGCCGTTGGGGCCCATGATGGCGTGCGTCTCGCCCTGCTTCACGGTGAGGTCGACGCCCTTGAGGATTTCCTTCGTGGCGTTGTCGGCCTCGACGGTGACGTGCAGGTCTCGGATTTCAAGCGTTGCCATGGGTGCCTCAGGACTCCTGGGTGAGGGAGACGAGCACGTCGTCCCCTTCGATCTTTACGGGGTAAACGGGGACGGGGCGCGTCGCCGGGAGGGCGTCGGGCTTGCCGGAACGGAGGTCGAAGCGCGAGCCGTGCAGCCAGCACTCGATGTGGCAGTCGTCCACCTCGCCCTCCGAGAGGGAGACGTTCGCGTGCGAGCAGATGTCGTTGATCGCGAACACCTCGCCCCCGGTCTGCACGAGGGAGACCGGCGTGCCGTCGAGGTCCACCCGCTTCGGGGTGTCCTCCTCCAGCTCACTCAGCCCGCAGGCGCGTCGGAACGTCATGCGACCGCCGCCTCCAGCTCCTCCTCGATCTTGGCGATCAGGCGCTCCTCGATGTCCGGGACGCCGATCTGCTGCACGAGCTCGGCGAAGAAGCCGCGGACCACCAGGCGGCGGGCGTCCTTCTCCGGGATGCCGCGGGCCATCAGGTAGAAGAGCTGCTCGTCGTCGAAGCGGCCGGTCGCGGAGGCGTGGCCGGCGCCGACGATCTCGCCGGTCTCGATCTCCAGGTTGGGCACGGAGTCGACGCGGGCGCCGTCGGTGAGGACCAGGTTGCGGTTCATCTCGTAGGTGTCGGTGCCCTCGGCCTTGGCCTCGATGAGCACGTCACCGATCCACACGGCGTGCGCGTCGTCGCCCTGCAGGGCGCCCTTGTAGACGACGTTGGACTTGCAGTGCGGGACGTTGTGGTCGACCAGGAGGCGGTGCTCCTGGTGCTGGCCCCGGTCGGTGAAGTAGAGGCCGAACAGCTCGGCCTCGCCGCCGGGTCCCGCGTAGACGACGCGCGGGTGGAGGCGGACGACGTCGCCGCCGAAGGTGACGACGACCGACTTGAAGGAGGCGTCGCGGCCGACGAGGGCGTTGTGCTGGCCCACGTGGACGGCCTTGTCGTCCCAGTCCTGCACGGAGACGACGGTCAGCTTGGCGCCGTCGCCGAGGACGTACTCGACGTTGGCGGCGAGCACCGCGTCACCGGTGTGGTCGATGACCACGAGCGCCTCGGCGAAGGCGCCGAGCTCGATCACCTGGTGGCCGAAGGCGGTGCCGCCCTCGCCGTGCACCGCGATGCGGATCGGCTCGGTGAGGACGGTCTCCTTCGGCACGGTCACGACCGAGGCCCGCTCGAAGGCGGAGTACGCCTGGGCGGCCACGCGGTCCGCCGGCATGCCGGCGCGGCCGAGCCGGGCGTCGTCACGGCCGACGGACTCGACGGTGACGCCCTCGGGCGCGTCGACGGCGACCTTGACGCCCTCGCCGGTGGTGCCGGCGGCGGCGGTGCCGTCGTGCAGGCCGCGCAGACGCTCCAGCGGGGTGAACCGCCACTCCTCCTCACGGCCGTGGGGGACGGGGAAGTCCGCCACGTCGAAGGACGGGGGCGCGCTCATGCGGGTGGCGACGGTCGACTCGGCGGCCACCGCGATCGAGCCGGCGGTCGTCGAACCGACCGGGATGTTCTGAGCCTCAGCCATGGCTGTCGTAGTGCTCGCTTTCCTTTGCGTAAGGGGCTTGACGGAACGGCGCTGGTGCTTAGCCGACCGCGCCTTCCATCTGCAGTTCGATCAGCCGGTTGAGCTCGAGCGCGTACTCCATCGGCAGTTCCTTGGCGATCGGCTCGACGAAGCCGCGCACGATCATCGCCATCGCCTCGAACTCGCTCAGACCGCGGCTCATCAGGTAGAAGAGCTGGTCCTCGGAGACCTTGGAGACGGTCGCCTCGTGGCCCATGGAGACGTCGTCCTCGCGGACGTCCACGTAGGGGTAGGTGTCCGAGCGGGAGATGGTGTCGACGAGCAGCGCGTCGCACAGCACGTTGGACTTGGCGCCCGGGGCGCCCTCGCCGATCTCGATCAGACCGCGGTAGGAGGTACGGCCGCCGCCGCGCGCCACCGACTTGGAGACGATGTTGGACGAGGTGTTCGGGGCCATGTGGACCATCTTGGCGCCCGCGTCCTGGTGCTGGCCCTCGCCGGCGAAGGCGATGGACAGCGTCTCGCCCTTGGCGTGCTCGCCCATCAGGTAGACGGCCGGGTACTTCATCGTCACCTTGGAGCCGATGTTGCCGTCGACCCACTCCATGGTCGCGCCCTCGTAGGCCACGGCGCGCTTGGTGACCAGGTTGTAGACGTTGTTCGACCAGTTCTGGATGGTCGTGTAGCGGCAGCGGGCGTTCTTCTTGACGATGATCTCGACGACCGCGGAGTGCAGCGAGTCCGACTTGTAGATCGGGGCGGTGCAGCCCTCGACGTAGTGCACGTAGGCGCCCTCGTCGACGATGATCAGGGTCCGCTCGAACTGGCCCATGTTCTCGGTGTTGATCCGGAAGTAGGCCTGGAGCGGGATCTCGACGTGGACGCCCGGCGGGACGTAGATGAAGGAGCCGCCGGACCAGACGGCGGAGTTCAGCGACGCGAACTTGTTGTCGCCGACCGGGATGACCGTGCCGAAGTACTCCTTGAAGAGCTCCGGGTGCTCCTTCAGGGCGGTGTCGGTGTCGAGGAAGATGACGCCCTGCTCCTCCAGGTCCTCACGGATCTGGTGGTAGACGACCTCCGACTCGTACTGCGCGGCGACACCGGCGACGAGGCGCTTCTTCTCGGCCTCGGGGATGCCCAGCTTGTCGTAGGTGTTCTTGATGTCCTCGGGCAGGTCCTCCCAGGACTCCGCCTGCTTCTCCGTCGAGCGCACGAAGTACTTGATGTTGTCGAAGTCGATGCCGGAGAGGTCGGAGCCCCAGTTCGGCATGGGCTTCTTCTCGAACAGGCGCAGGCCCTTGAGACGGAGCTTGGTCATCCACTCCGGCTCGTCCTTCTTCGCGGAGATGTCCCGGACGACGTCCTCGTTCAGACCGCGGCGCGCCGACGCACCGGCCTCGTCACGGTCGGCCCAGCCGTATTCGTAGTTGCCCAGACCCTCCAGCTCGGGGTGGGCAGTCTCCGTGGGGAGAGTCATGCGGGGTTCCTCCCGGACGTGCTTGCAGGTGCTTGGTGGGAAATCTTGGGGATGAACGTCGTGCAGACGCCGTCGCCGTGCGCGATGGTGGCCAGTCGCTGCACATGCGTACCGAGAAGCTCGGCGAAAAATTCCGTCTCGGCCTCACACAGCTGCGGGAACTGCTCGGCGGCGTGGGCGACCGGGCAGTGGTGCTGGCAGAGCTGCTCGCCGACCGGCGCGTTGCGCGCAGTCGCAGCGTACCCGTCCGCACTCAGGGCCTTCGCCAGCGCTTCCGTCCGCTCCTCGGGGGCCGCGGCCTCGACCGCCTTGCGGTAGGCGTCCGCCTGGGCGGCGATCCGGGCCCGGGCGAACGCGGCGATCGCGTCGCCGCCGCCCTCCCGCTCACCGATCCAGCGCAGGGCGTCCACGGCCAGCTTGTCGTACGACTGGTCGAAGGCGTCGCGTCCGCAGTCGGTGAGGGCGAAGACCTTGGCCGGGCGCCCGCGCGTGCGGGCGCCGTAGACGCGGCGCTCGCGGGCCTCCACGACGTTGTCGGCGGTCAGCGCGTCCAGGTGCCGGCGTACGGCCGCCTGGGTGAGTCCCAGCCGCTCGGCGAGTTCGGCGACGGTCGACGGGCCGTGGTCCAGGATCGAGCGGGCGACGCGGTTGCGGGTGGACCGCTCACCGGTTGCCAGCTCCTCCTGGGGAGGCCCCGTCGTGTGCTCGCCGTTTTTCACAACGCCATTGTTGCGTAATTCATCTGAGCCGGGCAAGCCGCGCCCGGACGGGCCGAAGGTGCGCTGCATCACTTAGGCATACCTAATCTGACCTGCGGAAACGATCTTTGACCACCGGAGACGGCGGCCGCGGTCCCGGTACCCCGGGGTCGGGCACCCCGGCCGCCTCCCTAGACTCGTGACCCATGCGAAGTGAGCCCGTGGTCCAGGTGCAGGCCCTGGTGAAGCGGTACGGCACGAAGACCGCGGTGGACGGCCTCGACCTGGTGGCACGGCAGGGCGTGACCGCCGTGCTCGGCCCCAACGGGGCGGGCAAGACGACCACGGTCGAGACCTGCGAGGGGTACCGGCGGCCGGATTCCGGCACGGTGCGCGTCCTGGGCCTCGACCCGGTGAGACAGTCGGCGCGGCTGCGGCCCCGCCTCGGCGTGATGCTCCAGTCGGGCGGCGTCTACTCGGGCGCGCGGGCGGACGAGATGCTCCGCCACGTGGCGAAACTGCACGCGCACCCGCTGGACGTGGACGCGCTGATCGAGCGGCTGGGGCTCGGCTCCTGCGGCCGTACGGCGTACCGGCGGCTGTCCGGCGGCCAGCAGCAGCGGCTCGCGCTGGCGATGGCCGTCGTGGGACGGCCGGAACTGGTGTTCCTGGACGAGCCGACGGCCGGCCTCGACCCGCAGGCCCGCCGCGCCACCTGGGACCTGGTACGGGACCTGCGCGCCGACGGCGTCTCCGTCATCCTCACCACCCACTACATGGACGAGGCCGAGCAGCTCGCCGACGACGTGGCGGTCATCGACGCCGGGCGGGTGATCGCCCAGGGCTCCCCCGAGGAGCTGTGCAGGGGCGGCGCCGAGAACACGCTCCGCTTCTCCGGCCGGCCCGGCCTGGACGTGGCGTCCCTGCTGAAGGCGCTGCCGCCCGACTCGGCCGCCGAGGAGGTTGCCCCCGGCTCGTACCGGGTGCTCGGCAGGGTCGACCCGCAACTGCTCGCCACGGTGACGTCCTGGTGCGCGCAGCACGGGGTGATGCCGGACCGGATCTCGGTGGAACGCCACACCCTCGAGGACGTCTTTTTGGAACTGACCGGCAAGGAGCTGCGTTCGTGAGCGCCACCTACTCACCGAAGCCGGGCGCGGCGCCCCTGACCCGCATGATCGCGGCGCAGGCCGTGCTCGAGACGAAGATGCTGCTGCGCAACGGCGAGCAGCTGCTGCTCACGGTGGTCATCCCCACGCTGCTGCTGGTGCTGTTCAGCACCGTGGACGTCGTCGACACCGGCGACGGCGAGACGGTCGACTTCCTGGCCCCGGGCATCCTGGCGCTCGCCGTGATGTCGACGGCGTTCACCGGGCAGGCCATCGCGACCGGCTTCGAGCGCCGCTACGGCGTGCTGAAGCGGCTTGCGTCGTCGCCGCTGCCGCGCTGGGGCCTGATGACCGCGAAGACGCTGTCGGTGCTGGTCACCGAGGTGCTCCAGGTGGCCCTGGTGACGGTGATCGCCCTCGCGCTCGGCTGGTCCCCGCAGGGCGACCCGGTCTCGGTGTTCCTGCTGCTGGTGCTGGGCACGGCCGCGTTCTCCGGGCTCGGTCTGCTGATGGCGGGCACCCTCAAGGCGGAGGCGACGCTCGCCGCGGCCAACCTGGTGTTCCTGCTGCTGCTGGTCGGCGGCGGGGTGGTCGTACCGCTGGACAGGTTCCCGGACGCCGCCGGGGACGTCCTCGGCCTGCTGCCGATCTCCGCCCTGTCGGAGGGGCTGCGGGACGTGCTCCAGCACGGGGCCGGGATGCCGTGGGCCGACCTCGGGATCCTCGCCGTCTGGGCGGTCGCGGGCCTCGCCGCGGCCGGGAGGTTCTTCCGCTGGGAGTAGCCGGGTCGCCCCGGACCGACCCTCGTGAAAGCGTGCACAAGCGGCCCGCCTACGATGGGGGCGTGCCAAACGTGACCCGCGCCGACGCCCAGGCGGCCCTGCGCAACCCGCTCGCCTTCATCGCCGCACGCTGGACCCCGGATCCCCGGACCGTCCGGCGGGCGGTCCTCGCCGCGCTCGTCATGGCCGTGGTCATCGTGGTGACCGGCGGAGCCGTACGGCTGACCGGTTCCGGCCTGGGCTGCCCGACCTGGCCCAAGTGCACCGACGACTCGCTCGCCGCGACCCGCGAGATGGGCCTGCACGGTGTCATCGAGTTCGGCAACCGTCTGCTGACGTACGTGCTGTGTGCCGCCGTCGGCTGGGCGATCATCGCCGCGCGCTCCGAGAAGCCGTACCGGCGCGGTCTCACCCGGCTGGGCTGGGCGCAGTTCTGGATCGTCATGGGCAACGCGATCCTCGGCGGCATCGTGGTCCTGGTCGGTCTGAACCCGTACACGGTCGCGGCGCACTTCCTGCTCTCCACGGCGCTGATCGCGGTCGCCGTGGTGATGTGGCAGCGCACCCGGGAGGGCGACGGGGAGCCCCGGCCGCTGGTCGGCAAGGCCGTGCAGCAGCTGGTGTGGTGCATGGTGGCCGCCTCCGTGCTGCTGATCGCGGTCGGCACGGTGGTCACCGGGGCGGGCCCGCACGCGGGTGACTCCAGCGACGTCCCGCGCATGCCGCTCGACTGGGAGATGGTCAGCAAGCTGCACGCCGTACTGGCGTGGATCGTGGTGACGCTGACGTTCGCGCTGTGGTTCGTCCTGAAGGCGGTCGACGCGCCCGGCGGCCCCCTGGCCCGCACCCGCGAGCTGTTCCTGATCCTGCTCGCGCAGGGCGCCATCGGCTATGTGCAGTACTTCACCGACCTCCCCGAGGTCCTGGTCGGCCTGCACATGTTCGGCTCGTGCGTGATGTGGATCTGGGTGCTTCGGGTGCTGCTGTCGCTGCGCGAGCGCCCGGAGGCGGACGCCCCGGACGTGCCGGGACCGCTCGCTCAGGAGCCCGCCACCAGCGCGTCGATCGCGGCCCCCAGGTAGTCCCGGGTCAGCCGGGCCCGGCGGGCGGCCCACTCCCCCGCGGCCGGCGCGGCGCCGTCGTAGCGCCGTCTCCTGATGTCCTCGACGACCTCGCCGGGCGCGCCGAGTCCGGGCAGGACGTCCAGCGCCTCCCGCTTGGAGATCAGCCGACCCTCGCGGAGGGTGACGGTGGCGCGGGCAAAGGTCAGCAGGCCCAGGTCGACCCACACGTCCTGGGTCCAGTGGGCGGCCCGGTCCACCTCGCGCCGCCAGTAGTCGCGCTGGTCGCGCACAACGAACGCGGCGAGTTCCCCGTCCGGCACCGGCGGCAGCACCCGCGCGGGCGGCACCCCGTGCAGGACCCGGCCGAAGGTGTGCAGCTCGGCGCGGGTGACCGGGGTGACCGGCCGGGCGAAGAGTTCCTGGTGCACCCAGGTGAGGTGGTGCCGCGCGGTGTCCGCGGCGGTGTCCGGCGTCAGGTAGCTGCAGTGCAGCAGGCCGGCGAGCGGCTCGTGCCGCAGCCGGGCGTGCAGCGAAGCGACGCGCCACACCGTCCGTAGGGTGACCGGGTGGTCCAGGACCGCGATCAGGTCCAGGTCGCTCCGGCCCTCCTGGTAGTCGCCGCCGGCCAGTGAGCCGTGCGCCCAGACGGCGCGGGGACCGAGCGGAGTCAGGCCGGCGAGGAAGCGGTCGAGGAGCGCGGCGGTCGGCATCGGCCCAGTCTTCCCCCCCTCAGTGCAGGCTGTACACCCTGCCCGCGTTCTCCGACGCGATCATGCCGGCCACCCGCTGCGCGTCCTCGGGGGACCAGGCGCCCTCGGCCACCCAGGTGCCGAGCACCCGGCCGAGCGACTCGCGGAACAGGCAGGCGCCGACGACGTGCAGCTCGGGCAGGCCCCGGGCGCCGCTGGAGAAGAGGACCTTGCCGAAGGGGGCGAGTTCCAGGATCTCCGCGAGGACGGTCGCGGCGCGGGCCCCGGTACGCACCAGGGCGGCGCCGCAGTCGGCGTAGACGTGCGGGAAGACCCCGGCGAGGTGGGCGGCCTGGCGGTGGTACGGATAGCCGTGCAGCAGGACGA carries:
- a CDS encoding nucleotidyltransferase domain-containing protein; amino-acid sequence: MPTAALLDRFLAGLTPLGPRAVWAHGSLAGGDYQEGRSDLDLIAVLDHPVTLRTVWRVASLHARLRHEPLAGLLHCSYLTPDTAADTARHHLTWVHQELFARPVTPVTRAELHTFGRVLHGVPPARVLPPVPDGELAAFVVRDQRDYWRREVDRAAHWTQDVWVDLGLLTFARATVTLREGRLISKREALDVLPGLGAPGEVVEDIRRRRYDGAAPAAGEWAARRARLTRDYLGAAIDALVAGS
- a CDS encoding ABC transporter permease, with amino-acid sequence MIAAQAVLETKMLLRNGEQLLLTVVIPTLLLVLFSTVDVVDTGDGETVDFLAPGILALAVMSTAFTGQAIATGFERRYGVLKRLASSPLPRWGLMTAKTLSVLVTEVLQVALVTVIALALGWSPQGDPVSVFLLLVLGTAAFSGLGLLMAGTLKAEATLAAANLVFLLLLVGGGVVVPLDRFPDAAGDVLGLLPISALSEGLRDVLQHGAGMPWADLGILAVWAVAGLAAAGRFFRWE
- a CDS encoding ABC transporter ATP-binding protein; its protein translation is MRSEPVVQVQALVKRYGTKTAVDGLDLVARQGVTAVLGPNGAGKTTTVETCEGYRRPDSGTVRVLGLDPVRQSARLRPRLGVMLQSGGVYSGARADEMLRHVAKLHAHPLDVDALIERLGLGSCGRTAYRRLSGGQQQRLALAMAVVGRPELVFLDEPTAGLDPQARRATWDLVRDLRADGVSVILTTHYMDEAEQLADDVAVIDAGRVIAQGSPEELCRGGAENTLRFSGRPGLDVASLLKALPPDSAAEEVAPGSYRVLGRVDPQLLATVTSWCAQHGVMPDRISVERHTLEDVFLELTGKELRS
- the sufC gene encoding Fe-S cluster assembly ATPase SufC, whose amino-acid sequence is MATLEIRDLHVTVEADNATKEILKGVDLTVKQGETHAIMGPNGSGKSTLAYALAGHPKYTVSGGTVTLDGEDVLEMSVDERARAGLFLAMQYPVEVPGVSVSNFLRTSATAVRGEAPKLRTWVKEVKEAMERLSIDPAFAERNVNEGFSGGEKKRHEILQLELLKPKVAILDETDSGLDVDALRVVSEGVNRVRESGEVGTLLITHYTRILRYIKPDHVHVFANGRIVESGGPELADKLENEGYEAYVKGGASA
- a CDS encoding COX15/CtaA family protein, whose translation is MPNVTRADAQAALRNPLAFIAARWTPDPRTVRRAVLAALVMAVVIVVTGGAVRLTGSGLGCPTWPKCTDDSLAATREMGLHGVIEFGNRLLTYVLCAAVGWAIIAARSEKPYRRGLTRLGWAQFWIVMGNAILGGIVVLVGLNPYTVAAHFLLSTALIAVAVVMWQRTREGDGEPRPLVGKAVQQLVWCMVAASVLLIAVGTVVTGAGPHAGDSSDVPRMPLDWEMVSKLHAVLAWIVVTLTFALWFVLKAVDAPGGPLARTRELFLILLAQGAIGYVQYFTDLPEVLVGLHMFGSCVMWIWVLRVLLSLRERPEADAPDVPGPLAQEPATSASIAAPR
- the sufD gene encoding Fe-S cluster assembly protein SufD; protein product: MAEAQNIPVGSTTAGSIAVAAESTVATRMSAPPSFDVADFPVPHGREEEWRFTPLERLRGLHDGTAAAGTTGEGVKVAVDAPEGVTVESVGRDDARLGRAGMPADRVAAQAYSAFERASVVTVPKETVLTEPIRIAVHGEGGTAFGHQVIELGAFAEALVVIDHTGDAVLAANVEYVLGDGAKLTVVSVQDWDDKAVHVGQHNALVGRDASFKSVVVTFGGDVVRLHPRVVYAGPGGEAELFGLYFTDRGQHQEHRLLVDHNVPHCKSNVVYKGALQGDDAHAVWIGDVLIEAKAEGTDTYEMNRNLVLTDGARVDSVPNLEIETGEIVGAGHASATGRFDDEQLFYLMARGIPEKDARRLVVRGFFAELVQQIGVPDIEERLIAKIEEELEAAVA
- a CDS encoding non-heme iron oxygenase ferredoxin subunit; the encoded protein is MTFRRACGLSELEEDTPKRVDLDGTPVSLVQTGGEVFAINDICSHANVSLSEGEVDDCHIECWLHGSRFDLRSGKPDALPATRPVPVYPVKIEGDDVLVSLTQES
- a CDS encoding helix-turn-helix transcriptional regulator, which translates into the protein MQRTFGPSGRGLPGSDELRNNGVVKNGEHTTGPPQEELATGERSTRNRVARSILDHGPSTVAELAERLGLTQAAVRRHLDALTADNVVEARERRVYGARTRGRPAKVFALTDCGRDAFDQSYDKLAVDALRWIGEREGGGDAIAAFARARIAAQADAYRKAVEAAAPEERTEALAKALSADGYAATARNAPVGEQLCQHHCPVAHAAEQFPQLCEAETEFFAELLGTHVQRLATIAHGDGVCTTFIPKISHQAPASTSGRNPA
- the sufB gene encoding Fe-S cluster assembly protein SufB, whose amino-acid sequence is MTLPTETAHPELEGLGNYEYGWADRDEAGASARRGLNEDVVRDISAKKDEPEWMTKLRLKGLRLFEKKPMPNWGSDLSGIDFDNIKYFVRSTEKQAESWEDLPEDIKNTYDKLGIPEAEKKRLVAGVAAQYESEVVYHQIREDLEEQGVIFLDTDTALKEHPELFKEYFGTVIPVGDNKFASLNSAVWSGGSFIYVPPGVHVEIPLQAYFRINTENMGQFERTLIIVDEGAYVHYVEGCTAPIYKSDSLHSAVVEIIVKKNARCRYTTIQNWSNNVYNLVTKRAVAYEGATMEWVDGNIGSKVTMKYPAVYLMGEHAKGETLSIAFAGEGQHQDAGAKMVHMAPNTSSNIVSKSVARGGGRTSYRGLIEIGEGAPGAKSNVLCDALLVDTISRSDTYPYVDVREDDVSMGHEATVSKVSEDQLFYLMSRGLSEFEAMAMIVRGFVEPIAKELPMEYALELNRLIELQMEGAVG